The following proteins come from a genomic window of Leptospira andrefontaineae:
- the eno gene encoding phosphopyruvate hydratase, translating to MAQSSKISAIRAREIMDSRGNPTVEVDVKLEDGSFGRAAVPSGASTGEYEAVELRDGDKSRYLGKGVLKAVENVNVKIKDVLIGEDALDQNRIDSLMLDKDGTKNKSKLGANAILGTSLAVAKAAASHTRLPLYRYIGGNFAKELPVPMMNIINGGAHADNNVDFQEFMILPVGVNSFREALRVGAEVFHSLKSVLKSKKLNTAVGDEGGFAPDLASNLEGLEVILQAIEKAGYKPEKDVLLGLDAASSEFFDKTKKKYVLGGEGNKEFSSAELVEYYSNLVSKYPIITIEDGLDENDWEGWKLLSEKLGKKIQLVGDDLFVTNIEKLSQGISQKVGNSILIKVNQIGSLSETLASIDMAKKAKYTNVISHRSGETEDVTISHIAVGTNAGQIKTGSLSRTDRIAKYNELLRIEEELGSSAVYKGRNTFYNL from the coding sequence ATGGCCCAATCCTCCAAAATTTCGGCGATCCGCGCCCGCGAAATCATGGATTCCAGAGGAAATCCTACGGTAGAAGTAGATGTAAAGCTGGAAGACGGCTCCTTCGGTAGAGCTGCAGTCCCTTCCGGAGCCTCCACAGGAGAATACGAAGCAGTTGAATTAAGAGACGGGGATAAATCCCGTTATTTAGGCAAAGGTGTCCTAAAAGCAGTAGAGAACGTAAACGTAAAGATCAAAGACGTTTTGATCGGAGAAGATGCTTTAGACCAAAACAGAATTGATTCCCTAATGTTGGATAAGGACGGAACCAAAAACAAATCCAAATTAGGCGCAAACGCAATTCTCGGAACTTCCCTAGCGGTTGCAAAGGCAGCAGCTTCTCATACAAGACTTCCGCTCTACAGATACATAGGCGGAAACTTCGCAAAAGAACTTCCAGTTCCAATGATGAACATCATCAATGGTGGAGCCCACGCAGATAATAACGTAGACTTCCAAGAGTTTATGATCCTTCCAGTCGGAGTAAATAGCTTCCGTGAGGCATTACGAGTTGGGGCAGAAGTTTTCCATAGTTTGAAATCAGTTCTTAAATCCAAAAAACTGAATACTGCAGTGGGCGACGAGGGCGGATTCGCACCTGACCTCGCAAGCAACTTGGAAGGATTAGAAGTGATCCTACAAGCCATCGAAAAAGCGGGTTATAAGCCGGAAAAGGACGTATTATTGGGTTTGGATGCTGCTTCTTCCGAGTTTTTCGACAAAACCAAGAAGAAATACGTTCTGGGTGGAGAAGGAAATAAAGAGTTCTCCAGTGCAGAATTGGTAGAATACTATTCAAATCTAGTCTCAAAGTATCCGATCATTACTATTGAAGACGGTCTGGATGAAAACGACTGGGAAGGTTGGAAACTTCTAAGCGAGAAATTGGGTAAGAAAATCCAACTCGTAGGTGATGATCTATTCGTTACCAATATAGAAAAACTTTCTCAAGGAATTTCCCAAAAGGTGGGTAATTCCATCCTGATCAAGGTGAACCAAATCGGAAGTTTATCCGAAACATTGGCGTCCATCGATATGGCTAAAAAAGCCAAATATACGAATGTGATCAGCCATAGATCCGGAGAAACTGAGGACGTAACTATTTCGCATATCGCGGTAGGTACGAACGCGGGCCAGATCAAAACTGGTTCCCTTTCCAGGACCGATAGGATCGCTAAATATAACGAACTTTTGAGAATCGAAGAAGAATTAGGTTCTTCTGCGGTTTACAAAGGGAGAAATACATTCTATAATCTTTAA